In one Brienomyrus brachyistius isolate T26 chromosome 12, BBRACH_0.4, whole genome shotgun sequence genomic region, the following are encoded:
- the LOC125704822 gene encoding kelch-like protein 33 isoform X3: MYEDNAIIDELLFAAHRAVLAAGGDYFRALLCGGLRESSEKAISLRGVASWVLREILEFLYSGTLRLGREDVWGLAEAALIFQLQEVFLLCEEFLLEHIDPSSCLDILALAEAYGLDQLGRKAEQYTLRQFHSVSSGDKFQDLPLPLLERLLEKDSLCVDSEIQVFRAVQRWVEEDPGERFPFLPGLLEHVRFGLMSSTELQEVQSCTLLTHSLRGRRLQERLRVYLHPGHTGPPCKPRTPNQVLVVVGGDFVDEDFTRRVPSRSLWFAQRFLRGSGLVRTVEWKSLAELPELPRFRHCVCVLNNQLYVLGGRKYYGAQDILKSVIRYDPAQDHWDRVADMHSPRDYFATACLAGKVYVFGGNHDDTRYLNTVEFYTPDDNTWRLAQPLDRALCGHAAAVLGGEIFISGGCDTRLGCLPYLWRYDPSHGCSSRAPMVAGVGRAGHAMQALGGKLLVVGGLQPLWAGFGDQLQCEAYDPTLDTWVAIPRLPRPHLFPAAVHLDGVMYVLGGSSVDTARDTPWVHRYDPRTGCWDNLGKLPHPYADLAAAVLHLPGGAKE; the protein is encoded by the exons ATGTATGAAGACAACGCCATTATTGATGAACTCCTATTTGCAG CTCACCGTGCAGTGTTAGCTGCAGGAGGAGACTACTTCCGAGCACTGCTGTGTGGGGGACTGAGGGAGTCCAGTGAGAAGGCGATTTCCCTACGAGGCGTTGCAAGCTGGGTACTCCGGGAGATCCTGGAGTTTCTCTATTCAGGCACATTGCGGCTGGGCAGGGAAGACGTGTGGGGGCTTGCAGAGGCAGCTCTGATCTTCCAGCTGCAGGAGGTGTTTTTGCTGTGTGAGGAGTTCCTGCTGGAACACATAGACCCCAGCTCGTGTCTGGATATCCTGGCACTAGCTGAGGCTTACGGTCTTGATCAGCTGGGCCGGAAGGCTGAGCAGTACACCCTCAGACAATTCCATAGTGTCTCAAGCGGTGACAAATTTCAAGACCTGCCCCTTCCACTCCTGGAACGTTTGCTGGAGAAGGACTCACTCTGTGTGGACAGTGAG ATTCAGGTGTTTAGGGCAGTGCAGCGTTGGGTCGAGGAAGATCCTGGAGAGAGGTTCCCCTTCCTTCCAGGGCTCCTGGAACATGTTCGCTTTGGCCTCATGTCCTCCACTGAGCTACAGGAGGTGCAGAGCTGCACCCTATTGACTCACAGCCTAAGGGGCAGACGTTTACAGGAGAGACTACGAGTGTATCTCCATCCTGGTCACACAGGCCCACCCTGCAAGCCCCGCACCCCCAACCAG GTACTTGTTGTGGTTGGTGGTGACTTCGTAGATGAAGATTTCACCAGGCGTGTTCCAAGCCGCAGCCTGTGGTTTGCCCAGCGTTTCCTGCGTGGGTCGGGACTCGTCAGAACTGTGGAGTGGAAGTCTCTGGCTGAGCTGCCGGAACTGCCGCGTTTCCGCCACTGCGTATGCGTTCTCAACAACCAGCTCTACGTTCTGGGGGGCCGCAAATACTATGGGGCACAAGATATTCTCAAGTCTGTCATCAG GTATGATCCAGCACAGGACCACTGGGATAGGGTTGCCGACATGCATTCTCCAAGGGACTACTTTGCCACAGCGTGTCTTGCAGGGAAGGTGTATGTGTTTGGAGGGAACCATGACGACACCCGATACCTGAACACTGTGGAGTTCTACACACCTGATGACAACACCTGGAG GCTGGCTCAGCCCCTGGACCGGGCTTTGTGCGGACATGCCGCTGCGGTGTTGGGTGGAGAGATCTTCATTTCGGGGGGGTGTGACACCCGCTTGGGCTGCCTACCTTATCTGTGGCGCTATGACCCATCTCATGGCTGCTCCAGCCGTGCCCCCATGGTGGCGGGGGTGGGACGTGCTGGGCACGCTATGCAGGCACTAGGGGGGAAGCTGCTGGTGGTTGGTGGGTTGCAGCCCTTATGGGCAGGATTCGGAGATCAGCTGCAGTGCGAGGCTTATGACCCCACCCTTGACACTTGGGTGGCAATTCCCCGCTTGCCTCGCCCCCACCTTTTCCCCGCTGCTGTGCATCTGGATGGAGTAATGTATGTCCTGGGTGGTTCCTCTGTTGACACTGCCCGGGACACACCCTGGGTGCATCGCTATGACCCTCGCACAGGGTGCTGGGACAACCTTGGCAAACTGCCACACCCATATGCTGACCTCGCTGCTGCTGTGCTACACCTGCCTGGAGGGGCGAAGGAGTAG
- the LOC125704822 gene encoding kelch-like protein 33 isoform X1, whose protein sequence is MSRVPDSGIKRKPPNERGRQDSYTPKSTIRPVGSTPFTCGLTPPTDPRPFICNLPSHCDSLFSGLRSLRDQGQFLDLSLQLNGASYRAHGLVLAAVSHTAEAWLRCGKAGAEMELLNGQVSQAGLQAVLEFAYTGSSGTAIDMTGDDILETCRFLGVERLARNLPREMETGSPLSPANSEMETSLGVIRRLWKEEVGCDVWLQTDSGESLPAHRAVLAAGGDYFRALLCGGLRESSEKAISLRGVASWVLREILEFLYSGTLRLGREDVWGLAEAALIFQLQEVFLLCEEFLLEHIDPSSCLDILALAEAYGLDQLGRKAEQYTLRQFHSVSSGDKFQDLPLPLLERLLEKDSLCVDSEIQVFRAVQRWVEEDPGERFPFLPGLLEHVRFGLMSSTELQEVQSCTLLTHSLRGRRLQERLRVYLHPGHTGPPCKPRTPNQVLVVVGGDFVDEDFTRRVPSRSLWFAQRFLRGSGLVRTVEWKSLAELPELPRFRHCVCVLNNQLYVLGGRKYYGAQDILKSVIRYDPAQDHWDRVADMHSPRDYFATACLAGKVYVFGGNHDDTRYLNTVEFYTPDDNTWRLAQPLDRALCGHAAAVLGGEIFISGGCDTRLGCLPYLWRYDPSHGCSSRAPMVAGVGRAGHAMQALGGKLLVVGGLQPLWAGFGDQLQCEAYDPTLDTWVAIPRLPRPHLFPAAVHLDGVMYVLGGSSVDTARDTPWVHRYDPRTGCWDNLGKLPHPYADLAAAVLHLPGGAKE, encoded by the exons ATGTCCAGAGTTCCAGACAGTGGGATCAAGAGAAAGCCACCAAATGAAAGAGGAAGACAGGACAGTTACACTCCGAAGTCAACCATCAGACCTGTAGGGTCTACGCCCTTTACCTGCGGCCTCACCCCACCTACTGATCCTAGACCTTTCATATGCAATCTACCTTCTCATTGTGACTCTCTCTTTTCTGGGCTACGCAGCCTGCGGGATCAAGGCCAGTTTCTGGATTTGAGTCTGCAGCTCAATGGCGCCTCCTACAGGGCACATGGGCTAGTGCTAGCCGCTGTCAGCCACACTGCAGAGGCGTGGCTCCGCTGTGGCAAGGCAGGGGCAGAGATGGAGTTACTAAATGGGCAGGTGTCACAAGCAGGGCTGCAGGCTGTGCTGGAATTTGCCTACACCGGGAGCTCTGGCACAGCTATAGATATGACCGGTGATGACATCCTGGAAACCTGCAGGTTCCTTGGGGTTGAACGTCTAGCCAGGAACCTTCCTAGGGAGATGGAGACAGGCAGTCCATTGTCCCCTGCTAACAGTGAGATGGAGACTAGCCTTGGAGTCATCAGGCGTTTATGGAAGGAAGAGGTCGGTTGTGACGTGTGGTTACAAACAGACAGTGGAGAAAGCCTCCCGG CTCACCGTGCAGTGTTAGCTGCAGGAGGAGACTACTTCCGAGCACTGCTGTGTGGGGGACTGAGGGAGTCCAGTGAGAAGGCGATTTCCCTACGAGGCGTTGCAAGCTGGGTACTCCGGGAGATCCTGGAGTTTCTCTATTCAGGCACATTGCGGCTGGGCAGGGAAGACGTGTGGGGGCTTGCAGAGGCAGCTCTGATCTTCCAGCTGCAGGAGGTGTTTTTGCTGTGTGAGGAGTTCCTGCTGGAACACATAGACCCCAGCTCGTGTCTGGATATCCTGGCACTAGCTGAGGCTTACGGTCTTGATCAGCTGGGCCGGAAGGCTGAGCAGTACACCCTCAGACAATTCCATAGTGTCTCAAGCGGTGACAAATTTCAAGACCTGCCCCTTCCACTCCTGGAACGTTTGCTGGAGAAGGACTCACTCTGTGTGGACAGTGAG ATTCAGGTGTTTAGGGCAGTGCAGCGTTGGGTCGAGGAAGATCCTGGAGAGAGGTTCCCCTTCCTTCCAGGGCTCCTGGAACATGTTCGCTTTGGCCTCATGTCCTCCACTGAGCTACAGGAGGTGCAGAGCTGCACCCTATTGACTCACAGCCTAAGGGGCAGACGTTTACAGGAGAGACTACGAGTGTATCTCCATCCTGGTCACACAGGCCCACCCTGCAAGCCCCGCACCCCCAACCAG GTACTTGTTGTGGTTGGTGGTGACTTCGTAGATGAAGATTTCACCAGGCGTGTTCCAAGCCGCAGCCTGTGGTTTGCCCAGCGTTTCCTGCGTGGGTCGGGACTCGTCAGAACTGTGGAGTGGAAGTCTCTGGCTGAGCTGCCGGAACTGCCGCGTTTCCGCCACTGCGTATGCGTTCTCAACAACCAGCTCTACGTTCTGGGGGGCCGCAAATACTATGGGGCACAAGATATTCTCAAGTCTGTCATCAG GTATGATCCAGCACAGGACCACTGGGATAGGGTTGCCGACATGCATTCTCCAAGGGACTACTTTGCCACAGCGTGTCTTGCAGGGAAGGTGTATGTGTTTGGAGGGAACCATGACGACACCCGATACCTGAACACTGTGGAGTTCTACACACCTGATGACAACACCTGGAG GCTGGCTCAGCCCCTGGACCGGGCTTTGTGCGGACATGCCGCTGCGGTGTTGGGTGGAGAGATCTTCATTTCGGGGGGGTGTGACACCCGCTTGGGCTGCCTACCTTATCTGTGGCGCTATGACCCATCTCATGGCTGCTCCAGCCGTGCCCCCATGGTGGCGGGGGTGGGACGTGCTGGGCACGCTATGCAGGCACTAGGGGGGAAGCTGCTGGTGGTTGGTGGGTTGCAGCCCTTATGGGCAGGATTCGGAGATCAGCTGCAGTGCGAGGCTTATGACCCCACCCTTGACACTTGGGTGGCAATTCCCCGCTTGCCTCGCCCCCACCTTTTCCCCGCTGCTGTGCATCTGGATGGAGTAATGTATGTCCTGGGTGGTTCCTCTGTTGACACTGCCCGGGACACACCCTGGGTGCATCGCTATGACCCTCGCACAGGGTGCTGGGACAACCTTGGCAAACTGCCACACCCATATGCTGACCTCGCTGCTGCTGTGCTACACCTGCCTGGAGGGGCGAAGGAGTAG
- the LOC125704822 gene encoding kelch-like protein 26 isoform X2 has product MSRVPDSGIKRKPPNERGRQDSYTPKSTIRPVGSTPFTCGLTPPTDPRPFICNLPSHCDSLFSGLRSLRDQGQFLDLSLQLNGASYRAHGLVLAAVSHTAEAWLRCGKAGAEMELLNGQVSQAGLQAVLEFAYTGSSGTAIDMTGDDILETCRFLGVERLARNLPREMETGSPLSPANSEMETSLGVIRRLWKEEVGCDVWLQTDSGESLPAHRAVLAAGGDYFRALLCGGLRESSEKAISLRGVASWVLREILEFLYSGTLRLGREDVWGLAEAALIFQLQEVFLLCEEFLLEHIDPSSCLDILALAEAYGLDQLGRKAEQYTLRQFHSVSSGDKFQDLPLPLLERLLEKDSLCVDSEVLVVVGGDFVDEDFTRRVPSRSLWFAQRFLRGSGLVRTVEWKSLAELPELPRFRHCVCVLNNQLYVLGGRKYYGAQDILKSVIRYDPAQDHWDRVADMHSPRDYFATACLAGKVYVFGGNHDDTRYLNTVEFYTPDDNTWRLAQPLDRALCGHAAAVLGGEIFISGGCDTRLGCLPYLWRYDPSHGCSSRAPMVAGVGRAGHAMQALGGKLLVVGGLQPLWAGFGDQLQCEAYDPTLDTWVAIPRLPRPHLFPAAVHLDGVMYVLGGSSVDTARDTPWVHRYDPRTGCWDNLGKLPHPYADLAAAVLHLPGGAKE; this is encoded by the exons ATGTCCAGAGTTCCAGACAGTGGGATCAAGAGAAAGCCACCAAATGAAAGAGGAAGACAGGACAGTTACACTCCGAAGTCAACCATCAGACCTGTAGGGTCTACGCCCTTTACCTGCGGCCTCACCCCACCTACTGATCCTAGACCTTTCATATGCAATCTACCTTCTCATTGTGACTCTCTCTTTTCTGGGCTACGCAGCCTGCGGGATCAAGGCCAGTTTCTGGATTTGAGTCTGCAGCTCAATGGCGCCTCCTACAGGGCACATGGGCTAGTGCTAGCCGCTGTCAGCCACACTGCAGAGGCGTGGCTCCGCTGTGGCAAGGCAGGGGCAGAGATGGAGTTACTAAATGGGCAGGTGTCACAAGCAGGGCTGCAGGCTGTGCTGGAATTTGCCTACACCGGGAGCTCTGGCACAGCTATAGATATGACCGGTGATGACATCCTGGAAACCTGCAGGTTCCTTGGGGTTGAACGTCTAGCCAGGAACCTTCCTAGGGAGATGGAGACAGGCAGTCCATTGTCCCCTGCTAACAGTGAGATGGAGACTAGCCTTGGAGTCATCAGGCGTTTATGGAAGGAAGAGGTCGGTTGTGACGTGTGGTTACAAACAGACAGTGGAGAAAGCCTCCCGG CTCACCGTGCAGTGTTAGCTGCAGGAGGAGACTACTTCCGAGCACTGCTGTGTGGGGGACTGAGGGAGTCCAGTGAGAAGGCGATTTCCCTACGAGGCGTTGCAAGCTGGGTACTCCGGGAGATCCTGGAGTTTCTCTATTCAGGCACATTGCGGCTGGGCAGGGAAGACGTGTGGGGGCTTGCAGAGGCAGCTCTGATCTTCCAGCTGCAGGAGGTGTTTTTGCTGTGTGAGGAGTTCCTGCTGGAACACATAGACCCCAGCTCGTGTCTGGATATCCTGGCACTAGCTGAGGCTTACGGTCTTGATCAGCTGGGCCGGAAGGCTGAGCAGTACACCCTCAGACAATTCCATAGTGTCTCAAGCGGTGACAAATTTCAAGACCTGCCCCTTCCACTCCTGGAACGTTTGCTGGAGAAGGACTCACTCTGTGTGGACAGTGAG GTACTTGTTGTGGTTGGTGGTGACTTCGTAGATGAAGATTTCACCAGGCGTGTTCCAAGCCGCAGCCTGTGGTTTGCCCAGCGTTTCCTGCGTGGGTCGGGACTCGTCAGAACTGTGGAGTGGAAGTCTCTGGCTGAGCTGCCGGAACTGCCGCGTTTCCGCCACTGCGTATGCGTTCTCAACAACCAGCTCTACGTTCTGGGGGGCCGCAAATACTATGGGGCACAAGATATTCTCAAGTCTGTCATCAG GTATGATCCAGCACAGGACCACTGGGATAGGGTTGCCGACATGCATTCTCCAAGGGACTACTTTGCCACAGCGTGTCTTGCAGGGAAGGTGTATGTGTTTGGAGGGAACCATGACGACACCCGATACCTGAACACTGTGGAGTTCTACACACCTGATGACAACACCTGGAG GCTGGCTCAGCCCCTGGACCGGGCTTTGTGCGGACATGCCGCTGCGGTGTTGGGTGGAGAGATCTTCATTTCGGGGGGGTGTGACACCCGCTTGGGCTGCCTACCTTATCTGTGGCGCTATGACCCATCTCATGGCTGCTCCAGCCGTGCCCCCATGGTGGCGGGGGTGGGACGTGCTGGGCACGCTATGCAGGCACTAGGGGGGAAGCTGCTGGTGGTTGGTGGGTTGCAGCCCTTATGGGCAGGATTCGGAGATCAGCTGCAGTGCGAGGCTTATGACCCCACCCTTGACACTTGGGTGGCAATTCCCCGCTTGCCTCGCCCCCACCTTTTCCCCGCTGCTGTGCATCTGGATGGAGTAATGTATGTCCTGGGTGGTTCCTCTGTTGACACTGCCCGGGACACACCCTGGGTGCATCGCTATGACCCTCGCACAGGGTGCTGGGACAACCTTGGCAAACTGCCACACCCATATGCTGACCTCGCTGCTGCTGTGCTACACCTGCCTGGAGGGGCGAAGGAGTAG
- the LOC125704822 gene encoding kelch-like protein 33 isoform X4, with translation MSRVPDSGIKRKPPNERGRQDSYTPKSTIRPVGSTPFTCGLTPPTDPRPFICNLPSHCDSLFSGLRSLRDQGQFLDLSLQLNGASYRAHGLVLAAVSHTAEAWLRCGKAGAEMELLNGQVSQAGLQAVLEFAYTGSSGTAIDMTGDDILETCRFLGVERLARNLPREMETGSPLSPANSEMETSLGVIRRLWKEEVGCDVWLQTDSGESLPAHRAVLAAGGDYFRALLCGGLRESSEKAISLRGVASWVLREILEFLYSGTLRLGREDVWGLAEAALIFQLQEVFLLCEEFLLEHIDPSSCLDILALAEAYGLDQLGRKAEQYTLRQFHSVSSGDKFQDLPLPLLERLLEKDSLCVDSEIQVFRAVQRWVEEDPGERFPFLPGLLEHVRFGLMSSTELQEVQSCTLLTHSLRGRRLQERLRVYLHPGHTGPPCKPRTPNQVLVVVGGDFVDEDFTRRVPSRSLWFAQRFLRGSGLVRTVEWKSLAELPELPRFRHCVCVLNNQLYVLGGRKYYGAQDILKSVISILVLQV, from the exons ATGTCCAGAGTTCCAGACAGTGGGATCAAGAGAAAGCCACCAAATGAAAGAGGAAGACAGGACAGTTACACTCCGAAGTCAACCATCAGACCTGTAGGGTCTACGCCCTTTACCTGCGGCCTCACCCCACCTACTGATCCTAGACCTTTCATATGCAATCTACCTTCTCATTGTGACTCTCTCTTTTCTGGGCTACGCAGCCTGCGGGATCAAGGCCAGTTTCTGGATTTGAGTCTGCAGCTCAATGGCGCCTCCTACAGGGCACATGGGCTAGTGCTAGCCGCTGTCAGCCACACTGCAGAGGCGTGGCTCCGCTGTGGCAAGGCAGGGGCAGAGATGGAGTTACTAAATGGGCAGGTGTCACAAGCAGGGCTGCAGGCTGTGCTGGAATTTGCCTACACCGGGAGCTCTGGCACAGCTATAGATATGACCGGTGATGACATCCTGGAAACCTGCAGGTTCCTTGGGGTTGAACGTCTAGCCAGGAACCTTCCTAGGGAGATGGAGACAGGCAGTCCATTGTCCCCTGCTAACAGTGAGATGGAGACTAGCCTTGGAGTCATCAGGCGTTTATGGAAGGAAGAGGTCGGTTGTGACGTGTGGTTACAAACAGACAGTGGAGAAAGCCTCCCGG CTCACCGTGCAGTGTTAGCTGCAGGAGGAGACTACTTCCGAGCACTGCTGTGTGGGGGACTGAGGGAGTCCAGTGAGAAGGCGATTTCCCTACGAGGCGTTGCAAGCTGGGTACTCCGGGAGATCCTGGAGTTTCTCTATTCAGGCACATTGCGGCTGGGCAGGGAAGACGTGTGGGGGCTTGCAGAGGCAGCTCTGATCTTCCAGCTGCAGGAGGTGTTTTTGCTGTGTGAGGAGTTCCTGCTGGAACACATAGACCCCAGCTCGTGTCTGGATATCCTGGCACTAGCTGAGGCTTACGGTCTTGATCAGCTGGGCCGGAAGGCTGAGCAGTACACCCTCAGACAATTCCATAGTGTCTCAAGCGGTGACAAATTTCAAGACCTGCCCCTTCCACTCCTGGAACGTTTGCTGGAGAAGGACTCACTCTGTGTGGACAGTGAG ATTCAGGTGTTTAGGGCAGTGCAGCGTTGGGTCGAGGAAGATCCTGGAGAGAGGTTCCCCTTCCTTCCAGGGCTCCTGGAACATGTTCGCTTTGGCCTCATGTCCTCCACTGAGCTACAGGAGGTGCAGAGCTGCACCCTATTGACTCACAGCCTAAGGGGCAGACGTTTACAGGAGAGACTACGAGTGTATCTCCATCCTGGTCACACAGGCCCACCCTGCAAGCCCCGCACCCCCAACCAG GTACTTGTTGTGGTTGGTGGTGACTTCGTAGATGAAGATTTCACCAGGCGTGTTCCAAGCCGCAGCCTGTGGTTTGCCCAGCGTTTCCTGCGTGGGTCGGGACTCGTCAGAACTGTGGAGTGGAAGTCTCTGGCTGAGCTGCCGGAACTGCCGCGTTTCCGCCACTGCGTATGCGTTCTCAACAACCAGCTCTACGTTCTGGGGGGCCGCAAATACTATGGGGCACAAGATATTCTCAAGTCTGTCATCAG CATCCTTGTCCTACAGGTATGA